The genomic region AAGTTACTTTGGCGATCGGTGCATGTAGCCGTTAATATTTCACCTCCTAATAACATAGAagcgttatttgggacgtggcttgctGGAGTGAATGTTCATATCGCGTGTAATATTTGGATTGGAATATGCGCACTtatttgggctatatggaactgtaggaatgatatgatttttaacagaaaaCCTGTGACTAATTTCTTGCAGGTCATATTCCGGGCTACGACATGGATCCGTACTTGGTCATTACTCACTCCTACGGCCTCCAGGGAGCAGCTGGCTACTGGGTGCAACCGATGGGAGATGGCAGCACGAGTTTTCTTCAACTGATTTGGATGACGATCACTGCATAGGATAGGTCCTTAGTGGATCCTCGTTTAGCCGGATGCGGCTTTGAGACTTGTACTCTTTTTTTTCCTTTGCTCCTTTTGTGAGCAGTACTTTATACTTTAGGCTTTGTTACTGTCGGTTTTTTAAtgaagtggccgcatgcatctatcaatgcagaggccgggggatgacctccttttaaaaaaaatcataaacaatATTGTGCATCTTTTTGGTGTAAAATTTATCTCGAATCGACCACCGTAGATTAGAGGGGACTAGGTGAAGGAGGTTAAGAAGTGTGAGTAAAACAAATCATACATATGCATTTGTACATTCAATTAGAGCACTAGGGAGATAAAGATCTACACGTCTACGACCATCGAAACAGAAAATATACAACACGAATGTCGTGTGAAACGGAAAGATGAAGTTATTGGTCAAAGAAAATTCAAACAATCCGTTGAGTGTGACGATTTGACAAATTTGCCCAAAATAACTCCAAACATGAACATGAAATTGAACATATACAGTTAATGAAACTATGAACTAATCATGTGAATGGAATCATAACATGATttgcatctttttcatgtagagctTATCCTAAGCCGAAGCGCTGTTGTGTGGAATAGAAAGAATTATGTGAAAGAGATTATGGAGTTAAGCAAAACAGGAACATGTGCAAACCCCACTGATCCCATGTCCCAGTCCTGCACCATGTTGCATCGTGAGAGCCACTCGCGTGTGGTCTCCGGCATTGCTTGAGTCCGGCTTGCAGAAATAGTCGATTCGACGTTTTTAGCAGATCTAATTGAGCGGTGTTTTAACATCGTGTGAGCCAAAAAAAATAGATGCAGACAAGGAACCCAAACAACTTTTTTTACACACGCGAAGCTGGCTGAACCTAATGCAACCTATTCCCTccatctcaaaattcttgtcttaaatttattTAAATACGGATATATCAAAttattttagtattagatacatctgtatctagacaaatctaatacaagaattttgggacggaaggagtactaaACATAAACATGGTGGTATGTGGTGTGGTTTTGCGAGGACGAGGTGAGGCCCGGATAGCCTCTTGTGGAAGGCCCTGTGAGGTGGGGACGCTATCTCGTGGCTCACGACAATATTAAAAGGTACtttctccgtttcaaaatagatgaccgatgtgggtcatctattttgaaacggagggggTCAGCACTTGAATAACCAGTTAAAGCTGTCCGAGACAAGTCAATGATAACCAATTATGGAAATGATTTACATGGTTGTCGAGATTCAGTTGTAAGACCCTCCGGTTTACGGattaaaaaacacaaaaatatagtAATGCATGCACAAAATAAGGATCGGTAAATATAGAAGTTATATCAACTTTATATTTGGTTCACAAAAAATTGTTTTTTTCTACAGAAATCCCAATTTATACAGTCAAGTGGGAGTCAAAAGCTCACGAAAATGTATAATTAGAATGTTATGATGCCACCAAGGATCTTACGACTCGTTTGTTTTAGAGAAAAATCCGGAGTTTTCGATTCCAGCTATTTCAAAAATTGGAAGTCAGCATTTGTTTCgcggaaaagaattctatgagatcaGGTCTCATACGAGACTCATCCTGATGAATGACACATGGCATTCATAAATCACAAAGCATCTCCCACGCTCCACTTAAAATCAAAAGgagagagattagatgctttgtgatttatgAATGTCACGTGTCATCCATCAAGACGGGTCTTACCTACTAACCGTGAGACCTGAtctcatataattttttccttgtttCGCCCACAATATTTTCCATAGCCGTGTGTTCACAGCGTTTCACAAAATTGAAACCGCTCGAATCTAATGGGACTAGAAACCGGAACGCAGTGGCACGTACCAAACAAATGGCgtatttttttacaaaaaaataaaCGAAAGCAATGCTTCCTGATATGAGAAATCGAATACGTTGCCGCTGGAACCAAACGATCTCGTTCTTCGTGCATATGAATCTGAAAGAGCAGTCCAAGTGGATATTAGAATTTCTGTGTTTTTCCTTTGAAATTGAGATCAGAAGTTTTGTTTTCTTTGCCCCATTCCTTTGAACCGAGTACATGAATAGTAAGTACAACCATGGAAAAATTGCTTATTCCTACCTTTTTCTTCACGTTTTCTTCGAACCAAAGGAGCCCTAGTAATAATTGTATAGGCTACTTGTCCGGTGGAAATATGGGATATATCGTATTGTGAGAAGAAAATAGACGGGGACCTTTTTTTCGAGAAAAAAAATAGACGGGGACTGAGCAGTCATATCCCATCAATGGGCCTGACAGGAACTCGTAGGCTTTTAAGACTGGGGGTCATTTTTTTATAGTTTCCTCTCGGGCTTGACAGGACACCGGCCCAGGCTCCGCCACTCCGCCCAACCCCGagaccctcttcctcctcctttctcCTTCTCCAGCAAAAGCTTCCTTCTTCTCGGCGACGGGGAGGAGAAAACCAGTTACATCTACGACTTCGGTTCCGGAGGTAAAGCTAGGTCTTCCTCATCCATCCTCCAACTCCAAGGGGGGGAAAGAGCAGAGCAGCCTCTTTTTTCTTCACCGCTCGCACTACAGTTTCGGTCTCGATTCTTGTGTTGTCGCGGTCGATTTTCCCCGGGATGTCCACACGAACGGTTCTTCCCCAACGATCCTGACCCATCTAGTAGCGGCGCTCTCCTCATCCTTGAATAGCTGCGAGGTTCTACTGCGCTGCTGAGTTTGTGATCTGACTTGGCCCCAGTTCATAAATAATCTCGACATTTATTCGGATTTGTTTTTGTTTAAGTCTCCTGTGGACGGACAGAAGGCCTCATTGTAGTCCTTCTCTTGTGGTGATTTCCCCCCTGGTTCCGCTAGGGTTTTACTGTATTTGTTAAATTAAAATCTTTTTTGGGGGGCATCATATTCTGGTTGCTGACGTCACACCTGTGGATGGAAAGTCGTGTTATTCTAATTTCCCATGTATACCACAAAGTAGCAGCATTATTGGAACTCACATCTAGTATTCCGAATCTCTTCTCCGAACTCAGCACTTGATTTGGAGTCGCTGTTAATATGTACACGAAAAATAGAAGCAATTTAATCCCAAAACACACACAACTCAGAATTTAAACCAGTTAATTAATACTCCTGTTTAGTAAGCAAAAATGTTATGCTGGGGAGGTTAATTTCAGGCTTTCAGACTGCTGGTAAAATTTATTACTGGATGGACTCCTAAGCTTCTCTGTTCGTGGGATTATACTATACAACAGTACAAGATTGATCACTATTTCCTTATTTGTTCTCTATGCTAACTTGCAGCTTCAAGCCACCCAGGCTGAAATGGGTTCAGCTGAGGATGAGTTCACCCCACTGTCTCAGTTAAAGTATGGAATGGACAAGTGCAAAGTGCAGGTGCGCATCTCGTGGCTGTGGGAGTCCTTCAATCCAAAAAATGACACTTTGTTCGGCCTTGACTGCCTTCTGATCGACGATCAGGTGCTGCATTCCCTACCTTAAGTCAACACCAAACAGATGAATCACATTGCTTGCTGGCTACTAATGTTTAATTACCATCCTTTTTTCTCAATGCACTGATTCTTCTAGTTGTGTTCCACTCGTAGGGTAAGACTATGCAGGCGCGTGTAGAACCCGGTGATATAGAGCGGTTTGAACATAAGCTAGTTGAAGGGCAGGTCTATGCCTTGTCAGATTTTCATGTTGATGTGCAGAGGGACTACTATATGTCATGTAGCAATGAGTGGACTATGTACATTAGAAGGCAGACGGTGGTCACTGAGATAGAAGGAGATATTGATTCGATTCCCCTCTACAGCtttaaaaagggcaacctggtgcatgtagctcccgcttgcgcagggtccagggaagggtccgaccactttgggtctatagtacgcagcctttccctacatttctgtaagaggctgtttccaggacttgaacccatgacctcatggtcacaaggcagcagctttaccactgcgccaaggctccccttcagctTTGAGTTTGTTAATTTTAAGGATCTCCGTTCTAGGTGTGGTGACAACAGCTTATTGACAGGTAGATTCTTTTGGCACAGAAAGTTTGATCAGAGTTAGACCTACCGCTTGTATATcttattatatttccttacatGTGTGGATATACATTACGCAGATGTTCTGGGACACGTAGTAGGTGTCGGGGAGCTACAGGAGGTCACAAAAAGATCCCGTGTTATAGAAATTTGCAATGCAAGCATTCGGGACTTGAGGTAGAGGAATACACTTATTTCTTTTGGGTGATTGAGTCCCCTGATAGCTCCTCACTGCTGGAGTTATCATTTACAGAGGAAAGGTACTGGGTGTCACACTGTATGGTGATATTGCTTCTGGTTTTGCTGAGGATATGGCCGAGAAAGGCAAAGACGCCTCGGTTGTTGCTGTCTTTGCAGGGATGTCTGTTGATTCCTCATCATCAGGTTAATCCTTGATCCACTATCATTTGTCGGCTTCTCCCATGTGATACTGTTGTTTTATATTCCTTGCTTTTCTTGTAAAACTTCAGTCTGTCTATCATTTGATGCAACCATAGTGTATACTGAAACCTTTTGGTGTCATTTGTGATCTTTTTGTGTTATATATAGTTTGCTCTACAACGTCTTCAGAGTACTATTTGGATTTGGAAATACCAGAGGTGCAAGAATTCCGTGCGAAGTGAGTGGACTTCATAAGTTTATGCCTTCTTTGATGATTGATCTAAGCtgtactagtacatggctaactgGTTCATGTGCATGCAGTTTGCGCATTCAGCAAGCAAACCCTGTTCCCAAAAAAACCCCAGCTCAGAAGTTAGCCGAGAGTTGGCGAACAATAGAACAGCTAAAAAAACTTGATCCGGAAGAGTATGACGAGGTGAATTAAGTTTGTTGCTCTTCTGGTTTGCGCGTGCAAAGCCAATCCGTTGTTCTCACATATCTCTGTGTTTACTTGCAGGATACCACGTTTTTGTGCAGAGTCTCCCTGATAGACATAGATTGCAGCAACGGTTGGTGCTATCTTGGATGCGACACCTGCCAGAAGTCCATGTACGGGGCCCCAAGGAAATACAAGTGCGCCCGATGTGGCCCGATCAAGAGGCCAGTTCAGTGGTAGGGACCTGCAACACTATGTGGTTCCCAATTTATACTACTTGTTGCTCATTCATAAGTCGCTGATTATCACACCGTTGTTCTGGCTCTTCTGGGCGCGCTAGGTACAAGCTGAAGGCGAAGGTGGAAGACGCCACAGGCACAATGGACCTGATGATCTTCTGCGAGGTGGCGGAGGAGCTGGTCGGTGTCTCTGCAGAGGAGCTTGTCGATAACATTGAGGAAGACGACGAGTGGTACGCCCTGCCAGACGAAATCGAGGATCTTCTTGGCTCGACGCACACCTTCCAGGTTTTCGACAAGTACGTGAATGGGAGCTTCGCGGTGAGGTCGATCATGGACGATGCTAGCGTCCCAGCCCCAGCTGCAGCCGCTAGCCAATGCAAGGAGAAGGCTGACCCTGAGGGGAGCCAGAAGCCTAGCAAGCGCCTGCGAGGGGATGACGACTCGATCAACTAGGGAATGGGGGAGCACTCTGGGAGTAGTAATAGTGTATCTAGGGTAATGCGTCTGAAAGGATCAGGCAATGGATCTCTCTGTTATCCTTCTTCTACCTGGGAACTCCTGCATCTACTGCTGTGGCTCGACTAGTGATGGTGGTGGGTAACAACAGACTAGAACCCGTTTAACGCTTTTGAACATTGCTTACCTCTATCTAAACGTATTTTAgtactagatacatccattttcgagacaagtaattccgaatggagggagtagattcaATGGCTCACGAGGCAAGTTTTCAGACTTTCACCCAAATCAAGTTCTCACTGGATACATCATCATTGGAGTAAATTTGAAATGAAGTgaactatatacaatggagcttaCATAGGCGGACAGGGCAAATCCAGTTTATTTTCCAGTTGCTTGAGGTCATGTTCCTAGCTGCTGCGAATACAAAATAATTTCCATTTTGTACTTCTAGGTTTGGACAAAGTTCAGACAACACTGAAGTTTCAATGTGCCCATAAACAGTGCAATTCAATTTGGTTTCTGTTCATAATTTCACATACGACCGATGGCTAGATAAATTATGTCCGGACAAAATGACGTTTTACGTGAATAATAAACGTAAGTATAAAAGAAGAGCTCAGCTTGTTCTCGTAACTCCACAACCATGGCATTCAGCATAAACCAATCACACATAGCAGATTGTGATTATGCCCGTGAAATCAGCCATAGGACTATACATGCGACCTCAGTCTGATGTCTGCAGTCAAAAACAGGGCAAGGAACAGGATACAACAGAGCAGCGATGCCACGACAGACGATGAATGAATCGATAGATGTATCAGCGAAGCGAGGCCTTGCCGGAGAGGTGGAGAAGCGCACACTTGTGGTGTGCAGCACGGAGCTTCTTGTACTTCTGCACAAAGGTCGGCAGGTCAATGTCCTTCTCCAGGAACTTTTGGTGCAGCTCCTCCGACTCCTCGTCCAGCTTCGCCATTGTACCTGGGCAGAGACATGACGATAAGGTGTGCAGGCATGTCAGCAACGGGCTTGCATGACGAACAGTTTTACATTGCTAAACTTCAAGCACTGGTTTAGACTGCAAGGAAACCAAGCACAACATCACACGAATTGGAGCTGCAGCTGTTCAGAACACTTACTTTGCAGCTTGTCGAGCAGAGCAGCAGGAGAATAGGACTTCATAATCTCGTCCTTTTGCCTTTCCAACTCGGCCAACCTGTCCTCAGCGGCTGCTAGTTCTGTGGTTCTGATTATAGTACACTGCACAAAATCACAAACACAACCAGAGTTTCAGGAGGAAATTATCGACTGCAGACAACAATATCGAAAACTTGCACAAAACACTAGAGTAAGATTATTTTTTGTTTCTATAATGGTTTTAACTAATTAGTGTTTTATCTCTCATAACTGAATTAGTTATTTATATATTGAGTGGACTAAGTAACGAAAAACAAGACTACTGGTTACAAACTTGAGGGGTAAATAGTACTGAACCTGATTCCTGAGCTCTGAAATCCGCTGCTCCTTTTCTAAATTTTCTCCTGTATAAATTCACCATAAACCATAAGTTCCCATTTAGAGACAATCAAAAGCCCATTTAGAGACACCAACAATTGATCTACAGAAATTGAATAACTCACTCGCAAGCTGCAGGGTCTCCTTTCTAAGCTCATCGCGTAACTGAACATAAGCAGACACAAGTGAGAAAACCGACAAGAGCACTCTTAGGAATCAATGTGGTATATCTATTGGCAAGATCAAGCCTTCAGATAACTTGTATATATTTTAAATCAACCACAGCAACAAATATTACAAAAATTGTAAGATGATCACCAAAATGGCATCTGAACTACTTAAGAACATGTGTCAGCAATAACCTTTTGTTACATTTGATAAGGCTCATCCCATTTAATTGATTTATAATGTTAAGTAACAAAGATCATACTAATTGCTGCAGTAAAAACTGGAAGCAAAGGAATCTGGTACAAAGGAAGTGAAAACCGACTTGCTGAATTATATGTCTATTTATGCTACAACAGAAACACTAACCAAAAAAACCAGGGGAACCATTCTTAGCAGTTAGCAACCCCACTTTTATATTAGAACCAACAGCAGAAAAATACATGTAGCTATCATGTTGAACAACCAACTCAACCATACCGCAATGAAGTCAGCAATACATACAATAACAATGGTATAGGCAGCAGCAAGACTTACATTGTTCTGTGTTTTAACTTGGTCAAGTGAATTGAAAAAAGCATTATATGACTCCTTGTCCTTTAACAGCCTCTGCAGCTCATCAACACTGCATCAATAGTAAAGGTAAGAACAGCATAGCATAACATAGTTCTGTATTCCAGAAAGTATGCATAACCATCACCATATAATGGTATGTATAACGAAATACTGTGCAAATACACACACAGTAAACATTGGAAATTTGAAACATATCAAATCTATGCATAATTGCTGCTTCCAAATTCTCTAGCATACATATAGTTGGCATGCCTTCCATGCATCTGTTTTCTACTCATCAGTACTTAATCTATAATTTCCCTCTAGAATCAACCTACATAATCGTTCTATTGTTCACATAGACAATTAAAGAAGTTCTTGTTCTTGCAATGTTCCATCTTATCTCTGCAGTGTCGATGTAAAATAGAGTCATGCCCGACTATAATTTGTAGAAATGAGTGCTGAAGTGAAAGAGAGTCATGCTCAACTAAAATATTCAGGGATTAGGCACATGAGTGATAATTTTCCACATTTCCTCATTTACTAAGATAGGATAAATAGCATATGTAGAAACGATGTTGTCTGCTCAATATAAAAAAACAAATCAAATTTGGGTTTGTCCAGCAAGTGTCATAATAATATCTTGTAGCAAGTTCTTATAGAAGGTGCAAATAACAATGATCAAATACCTGAAAATGCAAATCTTTAAGGGGGGGATGCAAATTTGATGGTCTAAGCAGCATAACAACTGAATATATTAGCCACTTTACATAGTTTTCTTTTCATATTATATCCAACATTGCCAGAAAGTGAAAGGAGTCTTCAAGGTGTTAGGATAAAATATCTTTCGTACAACTTGGATGCGGCAATCTTCTGACAAAAGCTTGTTCAGTATTATTACTTGAAGAAGAATTGAGGATTATGAAACTGTATCCCACTACCCATAGTAAGATCAAAGAAATGAGTGGTTTCCTTTTCTTATTCCTAGCTGGAACATGGAAAATGCCAGCCTTGATCCAGCACTGTAATGTG from Triticum aestivum cultivar Chinese Spring chromosome 4A, IWGSC CS RefSeq v2.1, whole genome shotgun sequence harbors:
- the LOC123084677 gene encoding replication protein A 70 kDa DNA-binding subunit A isoform X2, which produces MGSAEDEFTPLSQLKYGMDKCKVQGKTMQARVEPGDIERFEHKLVEGQVYALSDFHVDVQRDYYMSCSNEWTMYIRRQTVVTEIEGDIDSIPLYSFKKGNLVHVAPACAGSREGSDHFGSIVRSLSLHFCKRLFPGLEPMTSWSQGSSFTTAPRLPFSFEFVNFKDLRSRCGDNSLLTDVLGHVVGVGELQEVTKRSRVIEICNASIRDLRGKVLGVTLYGDIASGFAEDMAEKGKDASVVAVFAGMSVDSSSSVCSTTSSEYYLDLEIPEVQEFRANLRIQQANPVPKKTPAQKLAESWRTIEQLKKLDPEEYDEDTTFLCRVSLIDIDCSNGWCYLGCDTCQKSMYGAPRKYKCARCGPIKRPVQWYKLKAKVEDATGTMDLMIFCEVAEELVGVSAEELVDNIEEDDEWYALPDEIEDLLGSTHTFQVFDKYVNGSFAVRSIMDDASVPAPAAAASQCKEKADPEGSQKPSKRLRGDDDSIN
- the LOC123084677 gene encoding replication protein A 70 kDa DNA-binding subunit A isoform X1, yielding MGSAEDEFTPLSQLKYGMDKCKVQVRISWLWESFNPKNDTLFGLDCLLIDDQGKTMQARVEPGDIERFEHKLVEGQVYALSDFHVDVQRDYYMSCSNEWTMYIRRQTVVTEIEGDIDSIPLYSFKKGNLVHVAPACAGSREGSDHFGSIVRSLSLHFCKRLFPGLEPMTSWSQGSSFTTAPRLPFSFEFVNFKDLRSRCGDNSLLTDVLGHVVGVGELQEVTKRSRVIEICNASIRDLRGKVLGVTLYGDIASGFAEDMAEKGKDASVVAVFAGMSVDSSSSVCSTTSSEYYLDLEIPEVQEFRANLRIQQANPVPKKTPAQKLAESWRTIEQLKKLDPEEYDEDTTFLCRVSLIDIDCSNGWCYLGCDTCQKSMYGAPRKYKCARCGPIKRPVQWYKLKAKVEDATGTMDLMIFCEVAEELVGVSAEELVDNIEEDDEWYALPDEIEDLLGSTHTFQVFDKYVNGSFAVRSIMDDASVPAPAAAASQCKEKADPEGSQKPSKRLRGDDDSIN
- the LOC123084678 gene encoding vacuolar protein-sorting-associated protein 37 homolog 1 isoform X2, with amino-acid sequence MSWRIPLFGSQQQQQQQQPEPNFQNISTQSWYPPSVGGSSSHPSTPSSSGASPHQRASDHPQPSSRGQPSPAEAAGIIARLRDKSVDELQRLLKDKESYNAFFNSLDQVKTQNNLRDELRKETLQLARENLEKEQRISELRNQCTIIRTTELAAAEDRLAELERQKDEIMKSYSPAALLDKLQSTMAKLDEESEELHQKFLEKDIDLPTFVQKYKKLRAAHHKCALLHLSGKASLR
- the LOC123084678 gene encoding vacuolar protein-sorting-associated protein 37 homolog 1 isoform X1, translating into MSWRIPLFGSSQQQQQQQQPEPNFQNISTQSWYPPSVGGSSSHPSTPSSSGASPHQRASDHPQPSSRGQPSPAEAAGIIARLRDKSVDELQRLLKDKESYNAFFNSLDQVKTQNNLRDELRKETLQLARENLEKEQRISELRNQCTIIRTTELAAAEDRLAELERQKDEIMKSYSPAALLDKLQSTMAKLDEESEELHQKFLEKDIDLPTFVQKYKKLRAAHHKCALLHLSGKASLR